Genomic segment of Grus americana isolate bGruAme1 chromosome 27, bGruAme1.mat, whole genome shotgun sequence:
cagccctaccacaggctgtcgagccccaggcagcttagttggagtccattcagcgtctgtgtgggtgctgtccaCCGACGAGGAACACCTGAGCcattcctcagtccctggaagagcacACTGGGACCCTCATCTCATCCTTCTGCGCCCatgcagaaacaagcaaagcaagttTTCTCCAGAGTCTCTTCCTTGGGCATGGTCTTGAgagcaagactggaaaaagacgtaagcctttgggcagtgccctgaggagattgcctttcctggtggaaatgctgttacagaggccagctctgtcagagatctgctgtgcagggactctGTACACAGGAAcggcctctgcagctccagagaaggtcttgggggataaaatctcagtcagaaatgtcactgcagggTCCTTTTCCGAGGGCACGGAAATTCATTTAGACTGTCTTTGGTCAAACCAGAGAGATAGAcaatggactgaaagcagccctgaggagaaggacttgggtgtgTTGATTAATGAGATGATCAACACAAGCCATCAACACAGGCTTGCAGCCCAGACAACCAACTGTGTGCTcgactgcatcaaaagaagcgtgaccagcagggtgagggaggtgatcctgcccctctactctgctctggtgagaccccccagcatcatggcatccagctctggggccctcaacataagaaggacatggacctgttgaagtgagtccagaggagggacacgaaattatcagagggctggaacacatCTGGCATGAAggcaggctgaaagagttggggtggttcaccctggagaagagaaggctctggggagaccttatacGAGCTTTCCCGTACCCAAAAGGGGCCTACCAGAAAGCTGGAGTGGGGCTGTTTCAATGGCATGTAGTGACAAGACACGGTGTAATGgccttaaaataaaagagagtagattttgATTAgatataagggaaaaaaatcttccctgtgagggtggtgaggcactggaacaggttgcccagagaagctgtggatgccccatccctggcagtgttcaaggccatgttggatgaggctttgggcaacccggtctagtggaaggtgtccttGGCCATGGCAGtgggtttggaactagatgttTGAGGTTCATttcaatccaaaccattctatgatatgattctattctataaTAAATAAGAATTAGTATGAATAATGATAATTCTTTGTGAACAACattattgaaaatgaaaaaaaaaatcaacaatatCAACAACTACAAAATGTATAAAAGATAGGATGAGCCTGTTATGAATTATGTTACACATAATatggagaagcagctgggaaCTATTTTACTTCTAAAAACCATCTAGTCATCACTTTCCAAACTgaatccttgagctcctggttcctcatgctgtagatgagggggttcactgctggaggcaccaccgagtacagaactgccaccaccaggtccagggatggggaggagatggaggggggcttcaggtaggcaaacatggcagtgctgacaaatagggagaccacggccaggtgagggaggcacatggaaaaggctttgtgccgtccctgctcagaggggatcctcagcacggccctgaagatctccacataggacagcacaatgaaaacaaaacacgcaaagaataaacaggcactaaccacaataaGCCCAAactccctgaggtaggcatatgagcaggagagcttgaggatctggggaacatcgcagaagaactggtccagggcattgccctggcagagtggtatagaaaatgtattggccgtgtgcagcacagcattgagaaacccagtgccccaggcagctgctgccatgtggacacaagctctgctgcccaggagggtcccgtagtgcaggggttggcagatggcaatgtagcggtCATAGGACATGACTGTGAGGAGAGAATactctgctgacatcagaaagaaaaagaaaaagacctgtgcagcacatcctgtgtaggagatggccctggtgtcccagagggaattggccatggctttgggaacagtggtggagatggagcccaggtcgaggatggagaggttgaggaggaagaagtacatgggggtgtggaggtggtggtggcaggctatggcagtgatgatgaggccattggccaggagagcagccaggtagatgcccaggaagagccagaagtgcaagagctgcagctcccgtgtgtctgtgaatgccaggaggaggaactgggtgatggagctcctgttggacatttgctggtTCTTAATATGGGGCCATTGtcctaaaaaggaaaagacagggaaaagcTATGACAGagttctctgagcaaagccactccatttttcacagagatcccaccccatgtcccccagTTCCAAggcatttcctctctttgctttgtgctggctgagtgtgctgtgaggagcaggacctctgcccctgtgctgccaaggagtcagctctgccctgctgcagtgagtacatGGGAGCTGGTTCTTGACACCCCCGATGGTCACAAGGGCTGTCAGATGCAATTCACccttgatggaaatgttcaatatctgcactcaGATATCTGGTTTAGCAATGTTTTTACTGgtagaaatcctttttttttatgactgaaagTGTGGACTCTTAGGACAAGACAGGGAAAAGGGCTCAGGTCTCTGTGTCTCAGcgcagagtcaggagagctgcagtgtccatCAGTCTTGTTCCAAGCTGCcctgtgcttttgcttctgctagCTCGAGGATGACTATGCACACAAGTTGTGATGAGAGCAGGGGAGTcctgtttcaaagggcagataTGGAAACTCTTCTAGCACAGATGTGGAGTTGTGGTGGAGAGGGCAGGACATGGCCCCTCTCAGAGAGAGGCAAAGGAATCTGAGAGGAGACTGGCAACCCACGAGGGATGGCTCAGCACTCCGTAGTTTCCTACAGGTAAGCTGTGCCTTTCTGGGGGGCACCACGCAAGCCCAGTCggacagaaaaagcagagagtcAGGTGTCCTGAAGATGGCATGTCTTAAACTCAGATTCAGCTCATTGCCCAGCAGACAACACCCAGCAGACATCTCAGTGAAGGACCAAACGAGATCTGCCTGAACACAGCATCTCCCAATCCTTGtgtgcagtttcctcccactccctgcccacgTCTCCGCTGCCTGGAGCAGTATTTGCCAGGagctgtttctctttccccagatctcttccctgtccctgctcacagaccccatcccACTCTCTGTGTGCATCTGTGTCACACCTCCTGGCAGCAAGGAATTGCCATGGGGGATGTCCATGCTGGCAAGTCTTAGGAGTGTCTATCTCTTGTTGAAATCTGACAGCTCTGTTACCATTTGCATCTACTGTCCCAGCAGGAAAGTGAAAGCGCAGACACTGGAAAGCACCTTTACTCTGAGGTAGACCCTGCCTTGATGTGCTTCTTGAAAAGTTCCCTGGGAAATGTCCCGggggtgatctggagctgtgagtaGCCTGGAAACAtgcagcaccctctcaagagcagaaggaccctgccctgcccttccagggggtcgctccttccacccacagcttctccctgcagtgccctgggcagctccccgggcaggctgagtgctgaccctggcaggcagaaGATTCCCCTGGAGTACAGGGACCGTCCTCTGAAGtacagccctgggcacctccagctgaaaactgtggctacacagctattcaaaattgCCTAAAAAAGCCCACCCCCTCCTTAGAGATCCCATAAGCTTGAGCTGttccagcttgaggagatgcctccaggaaccgcatcggcattgccctgcacccagagacttaccgtgtcaagggctctgaagatttctccttccctgagctctcagcaagcctcccagTCCTGAccgcctttaagctctctctgcctcgctgttctcccctcggtgcctgcaggcagagccctcagccctgctgcgcttggcagaggagctgctcctggccagagatgtctctctgcagcacagcccacttgccatgagctccctccatcccaggagcctggagcagctcagcagcagaggcccagcccaaggcggcatggtaatgacccctctggtgggtttggggatgagtccatgaagctcagaccctgagaggaagctgatgaaacctctccagaagtcacagtccgatgcaaactccacagtttcttggagcattaatgggtccccctgagggccatccctgacaaagcagctctggggctggttagagcaggcaagtggaggcagtgatgacaggtaggcaaaggcaatggcaaggtggctctgatgctgagtaatcctgggtgtgtttgatcaAGGCAAAGGGCCAagccctggcccccagcccctgcgaaGGGAGGTCCTGTCCCACACCCAggtctcagggctcttcctggggcagggtgttGTGGGGACCTGCAAAGTAAATTGCAGGACGATGGTACGACACCTCCCAGGCCTTTGAGTGGAGAcaaggaggccatgaggccctCGTGCTGTCAGGATTAGGTGTCTCCTGGTAGGCCTTGCTGACCCAGACAACAGCCACAGCTAATGGAAGaaagacctcagctctgttgaGGGCTTTTGAATTTGTCAGCTCccttgaccatctccaccacaggttGTCCTATGGTGTCCTATGCCTGCACCTGCATCCTTGAAGGCTGTGGACTTCCACTGTGCTTGCCATCCATGCTCTCACTTGAGActcttcctacccttactgatatctctccatcttCATGGGCTATTcattgaaatacaaagctttggctaatccagactgTTTCTGGGTGGCCTgttgtaccacagaactgcacttggAGTGATGTTTCGTGTAACTCAACGTGACATGAAATCCTCATGCCCAGTCTCAACTTCCAAAGCTTCCCTTTGTgctattatttctttcttgtgctgctttcccaatgttgagaaaaactccaccatctctgaaaccacactTCAACCAGTCTCAAGATGGTCTGGGTGGCCACGGTCATCCTAATGCAGGCCTGTATGCAGGTGGCCTTGTTCATAGTGAACATGCACCACTGGCTTGTATGGTGTCCCAAGTAACccccagacccttctcctcagggtcactgctCAGCCAGTCAGGTGCAAGCCTGCCCTGATGACCGAGGTTACTCTTCCTTCTAAtgcaggactggccacttctcCTTGTAACCCTCAAGAGGTTTGTGTTGACTAGCATCTCAAAGTATCTCAGGGttctctggactgaagctccatttggtcagcggttaatgtttgtgtgtgggtggctcaccctgatggtggtgtagtctcacaagagaacagcatgaggagttgcagggctctacagacccaggtaggaattgccatgaacaccacctccaaaacaccaaatgagattacaaaaccagcaaaacgagggccagcagatgtgtttggtttgtgtagcaaggttttggtagcaggaggaggggaggctacagggatttcttctgtgagaagatgccagtgacagtaattagtgaatgatctcgccttgtccttatctcgatccacaagcctttcattatattttctctcccctgtccagctgaagagggcagtgacagagcggctttggtgggcacctgacgtccagccagggtcaacccaccacaactgggagcactggtgtggcactgggagcactggagggaGCCTGTGAGCAGTCCTAGTAGAAATGGAGCCTAGAAATGTAGACTAGAAATGGAGTAGAAATGGAGACTAGAAGCATCACAGGAAGCCTGGGAGCGGctctgggggcactgggaggagcCAGGGAGCCGTAGTGGGAGAACTGGGGTGGCATTGGGACCAGTGGGGGAGACAGGGAGCCACCCTGGGTGCACTgaggtggcagtggcagaactgggaggggaGGCAAGGACCGCCACTGGGAGAACTGAagaagcactgggagaaccaaggagtggcactggctgcactggagtggcactgggagcactgggctgagcCAGGGAGCCGAACTGGGAGCACTAGGGCAGAACTGGGGGGACTAGGGGGACCGAGGGAATTGCTCTGCAAGTACTGGGGCGTTattgggagcactgggggaagcCAGTGAATGGCACGGGGAGAACTGGAGTGCAActaggagcactgcagggagcctgggaattggactgggagcactggggtggctctgggagaactggagggaggggaggaggggggcaaAGAGCCCCACCAGGTTCACTGTGAGGAGCCAGGAatccacactgggagcactggagtgGCAGTGGGAGCCCTGCGGTGAGCTAGGGAGCAGCACCGacagcactggggtggcactgggagcactggaacGGCACTGTGATccacactggcagcactggggcagaactgggagcactggaatGAGCCAGGAaaccacactgggagcactggggcagatcTAGGAGAACTGGTAGGACCGGGGagccacactgggagcactgaggaaacactgggagcactgtggctgcactgggagctctggggtggcactgggagctgtactGAGAGTACTGGGGAGATACTGGGAGAACTTGGAGGAGCCAGTAAtcggcactgggagcactggtgtggaaccgggagcactgcagggagccagggagctgctctgggagtactggggcagcactgggagaaccaGGGCAGCACTCTGAtcctcactggcagcactggagtgtcactgggaggacttctcacctctgtgcctggcaagatgatGGAGCGGATCCTCCTgggaactgtgctcaggcacagggaaaaccaggaggtgattggtgacagccaccatggcttcactaagggcaaatcctgcctgacaaatttggtggccttctacgatggggttacagcgttggtggataagggacgAGTGACCGccgtcacctacctggacttgtgcaaggcatttgacactgtcccgcacgacatccttgtctctaaattggagaaataTGGATTCGATGGAGGGATCACTCAgcggataaggaattggctggatggtcacactcaaagacttgtggtcaacagctcaatgtccgagtggagaccagtgacgagtggtgttcctcagcgGTTGGTATTTGGACTggaactgtttaacatctttgttggcgacacGGACAGCTGGATCGAgtgcgccctcagcaagtttgccgatgacaccaagctgtgtggtgtggtcgacacggtggagggaagggatgtcatccagagggaccttgacaggctggagaggtgggaccgtgcgaacctcatgaagctcaacaaggccaagtgcaaggtcctgcacatgggtcggggcaatcccaagcacagctacaggctgggtgcagaatggattgagagcagccctgaggagaaggacttgggggtgttgattgatgaaaatctcaacatgagccggcaatgagtgcctgcagcccagaaagccaaccgtgtcctgggctgcatcaaaagcagcgtgaccagcaggtcgagggaggggactctgccactctgctctgctctcatgagaccccacccgcagtactgcgtccagctctggggtccccagtacaagaaagacatggagctgttggtgtgagtccagaggagggccaggaagatgatcagagggctggagcatgtctcctgtgaagacatactgagacagttggggttgtttagcatggagaagagaaggttctggggagacctaattctaggtcttccagtacctgaatggggcctacaggaaagctggagagggactgtttatctgGGAGTGTcgtgacaggacaaaggggaattgggtttaagctaaaagagggtagattgacactagatgtttggaagaaattcttcattgtgagggtggtgaggcactggaacaggttgcccagagaagctgtggatgccccctccctggatggtttgaaggccaggttggatggagctttgggcagcctggtctggtggagggtgtccctggccatggcagaggggctggaactagatgacctttggggtcccttctaacccaagccattctatgatgattctatgatgattctaacagaaggagacattcagaaagctggtcaaaatctccttttatgaaggaaaaagaaaaaaaaataaccaacacCAGTTTAGACTTAAACAACAGATGAGCAGAGCTTTAACTGATGTGGAGAGAAGTGATGCCATCTGTCCCAGGTAAGCTTTGGAACTCCAGTGATAGATCAGAGTGGGGTAAATTCAGTGTTATAATCACAG
This window contains:
- the LOC129196922 gene encoding olfactory receptor 14J1-like, with protein sequence MSNRSSITQFLLLAFTDTRELQLLHFWLFLGIYLAALLANGLIITAIACHHHLHTPMYFFLLNLSILDLGSISTTVPKAMANSLWDTRAISYTGCAAQVFFFFFLMSAEYSLLTVMSYDRYIAICQPLHYGTLLGSRACVHMAAAAWGTGFLNAVLHTANTFSIPLCQGNALDQFFCDVPQILKLSCSYAYLREFGLIVVSACLFFACFVFIVLSYVEIFRAVLRIPSEQGRHKAFSMCLPHLAVVSLFVSTAMFAYLKPPSISSPSLDLVVAVLYSVVPPAVNPLIYSMRNQELKDSVWKVMTRWFLEVK